The window ttcaaagccacatcatcatttttcaatcctttctgatttcatttgttatttttcatgcatttactaattattttgagctataagaccctaaaattgaaaagcatttcaaatgaactctgaaaaggttgaaagttggcatggtatcatcatttcatccacatagcatgtgcaagaaagttgagagggtcccagcaaaaactggatgcacttcgtgtacaaaactgacaatctctttcaaagtatcaggatttcatacggaaactcgtctgttacaaagggatttcattttcttgaacttatttgaactccagactttttgtgtgttcaaaatgaaccattcaaagcagagactgattttgaatggtgcatattcaacacacaaaaagtctgtaaagatcgccaaccccaacataaaagAATAAGCATAggtgcgcctatagagaaaattcaacctaaattcataataaatttctatgaatttcagagaaactcactatgaatttaggtcaaattccctgtataagggcatctattttcattttgagaggagctcaacaaggcagagagggacgggcttataaaccggtgtgagcgcccttcggttggcgaggtgggactaaactctggccgcaacgaggaccaaccctttagtcccggtttgtggcacaaaccgggactaatggtcatgggccaggggcgaggcgcattggtcccggttcgtgcgttgaaccgggaccaaaaggtccagacgaaccgggaccagtggcccacgtggcccggccggccccctgggctcatgaaccgggactaatgcacccCATGGGTCCCGATTCGTgcggaaccgggactaatgggctggccaggcccgaacgaaagccctgttttctactagtgtgagtCGGGCCTCCTCCTCCGCTGTCATGCGAGGAGGTGGGGGTGGCGATGAAGATGGCGACGGCGACAGCGTGGGCGTTAGGCCGCGCACCCGCGTACGCCCGCGCGCCTGGGGAGCCGCTCGGTGCTCACATGGCCGCCGCGGCCCCGTCAACGTGCCGGCGAAGAAGGACGCCCGCCGCATGTCGTGCTCATCGCGGAACCAAGTGTCCTACAAGAGGTCGTCCGGaaggaggcagcggcggcgctgGATCTCCTGGCGGCGCGCACGGTCGCTCAGTGGGACCGGCGGGATCGGCGCGCGGTCGGCCGACAGGTGCCAGTTGTTGGGGAGGTGGACGTCGCTCCAGGGTAGTGGCGTCCTCGTCTCCCAATAACGGCGGCATACGGCCGCCTCGATGTAATGCCGGTCGCGCTCGCCGGCGGCCGTTGGCGCGATGGAGaacgcgggcggcgcgggggccCGACGCGGTGGCGATGGCGATGCGGGCTCCTCCTTCACAGAGCCGCGGCGGCGTCCCGACGAGGAGCCAGCCTCACGGTCGTGCTTGCCTTTGCGGCCGTAGTTCCATAGCCCCATGGCTGCGGGCGGCTGGCCGGCGAGCTCGAGGCTAGGGTTTGGGGGTCTGGGTTGTCGGGTTTCGAGGAGGCCGCGGGGTGGAGTGGGGCAGGTGTGGACGACGACCGGTCCACGGGTCCCATTTAAGAAGGACCGCGACCGTTCGACTGGGCGGATGACAGGCGGGGCCGCCCACGCGTGCGCATTGATATGGGCGGTGGGAGGTAGGTGGCCGCCTGCCACGCGGCCCCGACGCGGACGAGCCGCGCGTCCGTTTGGTGTCCGCCGCGACCCAAACCCGGCACAAGTTCGCGCTCGaaatgggtcggcgcggacacaaAATGGACGAGATGGGTCCGGGCCGTCGCGCACTGGGCCGCCTCGTTTGTCTGTTTTACCCCAAACGGACGGGACCGGACAGgatggggtcgcgcggtggagttggcctaatgGGTCCGTGTCCATCCGGATTCGTGGGTGCGGCGAACGAGCACCCAACGCGCGGCCGCATCTCGTCCGTTCGCCCAGCATAGTAGAAAATGATGCATATGAAATGGTTCAAATCAAACATAGCTCTCAATATAGTCTTACAACCCAATCAAAATTTCTTTTGCATGATAAGAAAACAATATCAAATTGTCTTACAACCCAGTCAAAATTTGTTTGCATGACAAGAATTAAACTCGTAGATCTACTGGTTGCCAATATGAGTCCACACGTGCTCAACCAAGTCATCCTGGAGCTGGACATGAGTATACCAATCACGCAACTCGCGATGAAACTCGACAAACTGTTCAAAGGTTGCAGATGGTGCATGCCCAGGCTCAACATTTTCACCCTGAAAATCAAACCTTTGGTCGTAGATGCTATCATTGCGCTCATCCTtcacgatcatgttgtgcatgatcacataAGCAGTCATCGCCTCCCAAAGCTTTTTCGTGCTCCATGCCAATGCAGGGTTACGAACAATACCCTATCGAGACTGAAGTACACCGAAAGCACGCtccacatccttcctagcactctcttgcatTTGGGCAAACCTCTGTCTCTTCTCTCTTTGCAGATTGGGTATGGTCTTCACAAGAGTGGACCACTGAGGttagatgccatcagctaggtaATATCCCTTGTTGTAATGGTGGCCATTGACCTCAAAGTTCACCTCCGGGGAGTGCCCTTCCGCAAGCCTTGCAAACACCGGAGACCGCTGAAGAACACTAATATCATTCTGAGAACCAGCCATGCCAAAGAAAGAATGTCATATCTAGAGATCTTGTGAAGCAACAGCTTCAAGTATAATAGTGGCACCTTTCACATGCCCCTTGTACCGCCgctgccaagcaaatggacagttCTTCCACTTCCTGTGCATATAATCTATACTACCAAGCATGCCCGGAAAGCCCCTCTCGGCATTGATCGCCAACAACCTCTCTGTATCAGCGGCATTTGGCTCTCTAAGGTACTCTGGGCCGAACACTTCCACCACGGCCGTGCAAAATGAGAGGAGACATGTGGACTCACTCATACGAACATACTCATCCACAAGATCACCAGGAATTCCATATGCAAGCATGCGGATAGCCGTAGTGCATTTCTGGTATGAAGAGAAACCAAGCTTGCCTAGGGCATCCACTTTGCACTTAAAGTATGGGTCATGCGCGACCACTCCCTCGCGAATACGATTGAACACATGCCTTCTCATTCGGAATCGGCGACGAAATTGATGTGGCCTAAAGAGTGGACCATCCTTAAAGTAATCAGCATACAGAAGGGTGTGACCTTTCTCTCTATTGCGGTGCAAGGCCAGAGTATGGCTGGGGATTGATCCCCTGTACCGAGGCCGCTTCCTAGTGATGTGTTCATGTACGACCAACGCAGCTGCCAGCTCTTCATCATCCGATGAGCAAATGAAATTGTGAAAGAAAAACTCATCACCACTGTCCATTGTACCTTGTGAGAAATCCGTCGAACGCCTTGCGGTCGTGGTCGGAAAGCGGCTGGATAGTGCACGGCCTGCTCCCCTCGCAGGCAGCAAAGCAAGGTTTTGGGGTTGGTGGTGCTGGAGGGCGCCCTGCATCACCGAACGGCCGGCTGAAAGAGGTTGGGGACAACGACGGCCGTAGTTTGgccgagcaggaattaagcttggggatgcttgatacatctccaatgtatttataatttttgattgttccatgctattatattatctgttttggatgttcaatgggctttattatacacttttatattatttttgggactaacctattaaccggaggcccatcccaaattgctgttttttgcctatttcagtgtttcgaaggaaaggaatatcaaacggagtccaaacggaacgaaaccttcgggaacgtgattttcggaacaaacgtgatccagaggacttggagtggttgtcaagcaatcaatgaggaagccacgaggcagggaggcgcgcctgcccccctggacgcgcccccaccctcgtgggcccctcgtagctctcctgaccgacctctttcgcctatatatactcatataccctg is drawn from Aegilops tauschii subsp. strangulata cultivar AL8/78 chromosome 1, Aet v6.0, whole genome shotgun sequence and contains these coding sequences:
- the LOC141039145 gene encoding uncharacterized protein; this encodes MGLWNYGRKGKHDREAGSSSGRRRGSVKEEPASPSPPRRAPAPPAFSIAPTAAGERDRHYIEAAVCRRYWETRTPLPWSDVHLPNNWHLSADRAPIPPVPLSDRARRQEIQRRRCLLPDDLL